The Alosa sapidissima isolate fAloSap1 chromosome 8, fAloSap1.pri, whole genome shotgun sequence genome contains a region encoding:
- the lrrc2 gene encoding leucine-rich repeat-containing protein 2 isoform X1 has product MKFGMDTAVHGLSLIRSMWESRTEKSQQTESVTMKLENKLDVPVYDLSLIRGMWETRVNKHKKRQRKEQERLAKSALQRVNQQWQYRIACRKMKSSEMTELQHYLERSSLREVTIEPYLEPTEGQTTEPVDSTVLEVEEKRFIFELNGDKWTEVPASLFEMTHLREWHISRTKIIKIPEFIAMFQDMRVLDIPKNCIDKLPPEIGKLTKLRELNVSYNRLSDIPPELGDCENLERLELTSNLNLMELPFELSNLKKLVHLDLAENKFIGIPICVLRMSSLQWLDFSNNKLKDLPQDIDRLEELTTLFIHKNKLTYLPMSMANMTTLTTIVTTGDDLVSMPSKLVDNPAMKFIRLFENPVGEETAELENKGDAEQTGPDHSEKEFLQTYINSLKERETAPTYATKVSLSCVL; this is encoded by the exons ATGAAGTTCGGAATGGATACTGCGGTGCATGGTCTATCTTTGATCCGAAGCATGTGGGAGAGCCGCACGGAGAAGTCCCAGCAAA CTGAATCAGTCACAATGAAGTTGGAAAACAAGCTAGACGTTCCAGTGTACGACTTGTCCCTGATTCGAGGCATGTGGGAGACCCGTGtgaataaacacaaaaaaagacagaggaAGGAGCAGGAACGTCTCGCCAAGAGTGCACTCcaaag GGTGAATCAGCAGTGGCAGTACCGCATAGCCTGCAGGAAGATGAAGAGCAGTGAGATGACCGAGCTGCAACACTACCTGGAGAGGTCATCACTGAGAGAGGTCACCATTGAGCCATACCTGGAGCCTACGGAGGGGCAAACCACAGAACCAG TAGATTCTACTGTGCTGGAGGTTGAAGAGAAGAGGTTCATTTTTGAGCTGAATGGAGACAAATGGACG GAGGTCCCTGCATCCCTGTTTGAAATGACCCATCTACGAGAATGGCACATCTCTAGAACAAAGATCATAAAGATCCCGGAATTCATTGCAATGTTTCAGGACATGCGTGTTTTGGACATACCGAAAAATTGCATTGACAAGTTACCACCTGAAATAG GTAAACTAACAAAACTGAGAGAACTTAATGTAAGTTATAATAGGCTATCAGATATCCCCCCTGAGCTGGGTGATTGTGAGAACCTGGAAAGACTTGAGTTGACCTCAAATCTCAATCTCATGGAACTGCCATTTGAG CTAAGCAACCTAAAGAAACTGGTTCACCTGGATTTAGCAGAAAACAAATTTATTGGCATACCCATCTGTGTTCTGCGCATGTCAAGTCTACAGTGGCTGGACTTCAGTAACAATAAACTGAAAGATCTCCCACAAGACATTGACAG GCTTGAGGAGCTGACCACCTTGTTCATTCACAAGAACAAACTGACATACCTGCCCATGTCTATGGCAAACATGACAACCCTCACCACGATTGTCACCACCGGAGATGACTTAGTTTCTATGCCTTCGAAACTGGTTGATAATCCAGCCATGAA GTTTATTAGATTATTTGAAAACCCTGTTGGTGAAGAAACAGCAGAACTGGAGAATAAGGGGGATGCGGAGCAAACAGGTCCAGATCACAGTGAAAAGGAGTTCCTGCAGACCTACATAAACAGCCTCAAAGAAAGAG AAACAGCTCCAACATATGCCACAAAAGTGTCCCTGAGTTGTGTTCTGTGA
- the mfsd14bb gene encoding hippocampus abundant transcript 1 protein isoform X1, protein MPVKIIKDLTMTRTIGRAKVTHAVVVIFLEFFAWGLLTTPMLTVLHETFPKHTFLMNGLIQGVKGLLSFMSAPLIGALSDVWGRKSFLLLTVFFTCAPIPLMRISPRWYFALISLSGLFSVTFSVIFAYVADITEEQERSTAYGLVSATFAASLVTSPAIGAYLSATYGDSLVVLVATIIAVLDICFVLLVVPESLPDKMRLSSWGSPISWEQADPFASLRKVGKDSTVLLICVTVFLSYLPEAGQYSSFFLYLRQVIDFNSATIAAYIAMVGILSIIAQTLLLSVLMRTIGNKNTVLLGLGFQLFQLAWYGFGSEPWMMWAAGTVAAMSSISFPAVSALVSNCTDPAQQGAVQGMITGIRGLCNGLGPALFGFIFFLFNVELNEIDPTGSSQSSIPKDPSEKPVIPGPPFLFGACSVVLALMVAVFIPQQPCVAVKTCSASSARPPSATSLQCHVPPPSDDDIEPLLQDSSM, encoded by the exons ATGCCAGTTAAAATCATTAAAGATTTAACAATG ACGAGGACCATTGGGAGGGCGAAGGTGACTCATGCAGTAGTGGTCATATTCCTTGAGTTTTTTGCCTGGGGCCTTCTAACGACACCCATGCTGACG gTTCTGCACGAGACATTCCCAAAACACACATTTCTTATGAACGGTCTCATTCAGGGAGTGAAG GGCCTGCTGTCGTTCATGAGTGCTCCTCTTATTGGAGCGCTGTCCGACGTGTGGGGCAGGAAGTCCTTCCTCCTGCTGACTGTGTTCTTTACCTGTGCACCCATCCCTCTGATGCGCATTAGCCCCAG GTGGTATTTTGCACTGATCTCCCTGTCAGGACTGTTCTCTGTCACATTCTCTGTGATCTTTGCATATGTGGCGGACATCACTGAAGAGCAAGAGAGGAGCACAGCATATGGCCTG GTGTCTGCAACTTTTGCAGCTAGTCTGGTTACAAGTCCTGCTATTGGGGCTTACCTGTCGGCCACATATGGTGACAGCCTGGTGGTTCTTGTGGCAACCATTATCGCAGTGCTGGACATTTGCtttgtgctgctggtggtgcCAGAGTCGCTGCCCGACAAGATGCGCCTCTCCTCCTGGGGCTCCCCCATCTCCTGGGAGCAGGCCGACCCCTTTGCT TCCCTGCGGAAGGTGGGGAAGGACTCCACGGTGCTGCTcatctgtgtgactgtgttcctGTCCTACCTGCCTGAGGCAGGCCAATACTCCAGCTTCTTCCTCTACCTGAGACAG GTCATCGACTTTAACTCTGCAACCATAGCTGCTTACATAGCCATGGTTGGGATCTTGTCCATCATAGCTCAG aCTCTGCTGCTGAGTGTCCTGATGAGGACCATTGGGAACAAGAACACTGTGTTGTTAGGGCTGGGCTTTCAACTCTTCCAGCTGGCCTGGTATGGCTTTGGCTCTGAACCATG gATGATGTGGGCAGCAGGCACAGTGGCTGCCATGTCTAGCATATCCTTCCCAGCAGTCAGTGCTCTTGTCTCCAATTGTACAGACCCTGCCCAACAAG GTGCAGTACAGGGCATGATTACAGGAATCCGTGGGCTGTGCAATGGCCTTGGCCCTGCCCTTTTTGGCTTCATCTTCTTCTTGTTTAATGTGGAGCTCAATGAGATCGACCCCACAGGCAGCAGCCAGAGCAGTATACCCAAAGACCCTAGTGAG AAGCCTGTGATCCCAGGCCCCCCATTCCTGTTTGGAGCGTGCTCAGTGGTGCTGGCGCTCATGGTGGCCGTGTTCATCCCGCAGCAGCCCTGCGTGGCTGTGAAGACGTGCTCGGCCTCCAGCGCCCGCCCCCCCTCGGCCACCAGCTTGCAGTGCCACGTCCCACCCCCCAGCGATGATGACATCGAGCCACTCCtgcaggacagcagcatgtga
- the lrrc2 gene encoding leucine-rich repeat-containing protein 2 isoform X2 — translation MKFGMDTAVHGLSLIRSMWESRTEKSQQTESVTMKLENKLDVPVYDLSLIRGMWETRVNKHKKRQRKEQERLAKSALQRVNQQWQYRIACRKMKSSEMTELQHYLERSSLREVTIEPYLEPTEGQTTEPDSTVLEVEEKRFIFELNGDKWTEVPASLFEMTHLREWHISRTKIIKIPEFIAMFQDMRVLDIPKNCIDKLPPEIGKLTKLRELNVSYNRLSDIPPELGDCENLERLELTSNLNLMELPFELSNLKKLVHLDLAENKFIGIPICVLRMSSLQWLDFSNNKLKDLPQDIDRLEELTTLFIHKNKLTYLPMSMANMTTLTTIVTTGDDLVSMPSKLVDNPAMKFIRLFENPVGEETAELENKGDAEQTGPDHSEKEFLQTYINSLKERETAPTYATKVSLSCVL, via the exons ATGAAGTTCGGAATGGATACTGCGGTGCATGGTCTATCTTTGATCCGAAGCATGTGGGAGAGCCGCACGGAGAAGTCCCAGCAAA CTGAATCAGTCACAATGAAGTTGGAAAACAAGCTAGACGTTCCAGTGTACGACTTGTCCCTGATTCGAGGCATGTGGGAGACCCGTGtgaataaacacaaaaaaagacagaggaAGGAGCAGGAACGTCTCGCCAAGAGTGCACTCcaaag GGTGAATCAGCAGTGGCAGTACCGCATAGCCTGCAGGAAGATGAAGAGCAGTGAGATGACCGAGCTGCAACACTACCTGGAGAGGTCATCACTGAGAGAGGTCACCATTGAGCCATACCTGGAGCCTACGGAGGGGCAAACCACAGAACCAG ATTCTACTGTGCTGGAGGTTGAAGAGAAGAGGTTCATTTTTGAGCTGAATGGAGACAAATGGACG GAGGTCCCTGCATCCCTGTTTGAAATGACCCATCTACGAGAATGGCACATCTCTAGAACAAAGATCATAAAGATCCCGGAATTCATTGCAATGTTTCAGGACATGCGTGTTTTGGACATACCGAAAAATTGCATTGACAAGTTACCACCTGAAATAG GTAAACTAACAAAACTGAGAGAACTTAATGTAAGTTATAATAGGCTATCAGATATCCCCCCTGAGCTGGGTGATTGTGAGAACCTGGAAAGACTTGAGTTGACCTCAAATCTCAATCTCATGGAACTGCCATTTGAG CTAAGCAACCTAAAGAAACTGGTTCACCTGGATTTAGCAGAAAACAAATTTATTGGCATACCCATCTGTGTTCTGCGCATGTCAAGTCTACAGTGGCTGGACTTCAGTAACAATAAACTGAAAGATCTCCCACAAGACATTGACAG GCTTGAGGAGCTGACCACCTTGTTCATTCACAAGAACAAACTGACATACCTGCCCATGTCTATGGCAAACATGACAACCCTCACCACGATTGTCACCACCGGAGATGACTTAGTTTCTATGCCTTCGAAACTGGTTGATAATCCAGCCATGAA GTTTATTAGATTATTTGAAAACCCTGTTGGTGAAGAAACAGCAGAACTGGAGAATAAGGGGGATGCGGAGCAAACAGGTCCAGATCACAGTGAAAAGGAGTTCCTGCAGACCTACATAAACAGCCTCAAAGAAAGAG AAACAGCTCCAACATATGCCACAAAAGTGTCCCTGAGTTGTGTTCTGTGA
- the lrrc2 gene encoding leucine-rich repeat-containing protein 2 isoform X3, which yields MKLENKLDVPVYDLSLIRGMWETRVNKHKKRQRKEQERLAKSALQRVNQQWQYRIACRKMKSSEMTELQHYLERSSLREVTIEPYLEPTEGQTTEPVDSTVLEVEEKRFIFELNGDKWTEVPASLFEMTHLREWHISRTKIIKIPEFIAMFQDMRVLDIPKNCIDKLPPEIGKLTKLRELNVSYNRLSDIPPELGDCENLERLELTSNLNLMELPFELSNLKKLVHLDLAENKFIGIPICVLRMSSLQWLDFSNNKLKDLPQDIDRLEELTTLFIHKNKLTYLPMSMANMTTLTTIVTTGDDLVSMPSKLVDNPAMKFIRLFENPVGEETAELENKGDAEQTGPDHSEKEFLQTYINSLKERETAPTYATKVSLSCVL from the exons ATGAAGTTGGAAAACAAGCTAGACGTTCCAGTGTACGACTTGTCCCTGATTCGAGGCATGTGGGAGACCCGTGtgaataaacacaaaaaaagacagaggaAGGAGCAGGAACGTCTCGCCAAGAGTGCACTCcaaag GGTGAATCAGCAGTGGCAGTACCGCATAGCCTGCAGGAAGATGAAGAGCAGTGAGATGACCGAGCTGCAACACTACCTGGAGAGGTCATCACTGAGAGAGGTCACCATTGAGCCATACCTGGAGCCTACGGAGGGGCAAACCACAGAACCAG TAGATTCTACTGTGCTGGAGGTTGAAGAGAAGAGGTTCATTTTTGAGCTGAATGGAGACAAATGGACG GAGGTCCCTGCATCCCTGTTTGAAATGACCCATCTACGAGAATGGCACATCTCTAGAACAAAGATCATAAAGATCCCGGAATTCATTGCAATGTTTCAGGACATGCGTGTTTTGGACATACCGAAAAATTGCATTGACAAGTTACCACCTGAAATAG GTAAACTAACAAAACTGAGAGAACTTAATGTAAGTTATAATAGGCTATCAGATATCCCCCCTGAGCTGGGTGATTGTGAGAACCTGGAAAGACTTGAGTTGACCTCAAATCTCAATCTCATGGAACTGCCATTTGAG CTAAGCAACCTAAAGAAACTGGTTCACCTGGATTTAGCAGAAAACAAATTTATTGGCATACCCATCTGTGTTCTGCGCATGTCAAGTCTACAGTGGCTGGACTTCAGTAACAATAAACTGAAAGATCTCCCACAAGACATTGACAG GCTTGAGGAGCTGACCACCTTGTTCATTCACAAGAACAAACTGACATACCTGCCCATGTCTATGGCAAACATGACAACCCTCACCACGATTGTCACCACCGGAGATGACTTAGTTTCTATGCCTTCGAAACTGGTTGATAATCCAGCCATGAA GTTTATTAGATTATTTGAAAACCCTGTTGGTGAAGAAACAGCAGAACTGGAGAATAAGGGGGATGCGGAGCAAACAGGTCCAGATCACAGTGAAAAGGAGTTCCTGCAGACCTACATAAACAGCCTCAAAGAAAGAG AAACAGCTCCAACATATGCCACAAAAGTGTCCCTGAGTTGTGTTCTGTGA
- the mfsd14bb gene encoding hippocampus abundant transcript 1 protein isoform X2 gives MPVKIIKDLTMTRTIGRAKVTHAVVVIFLEFFAWGLLTTPMLTVLHETFPKHTFLMNGLIQGVKGLLSFMSAPLIGALSDVWGRKSFLLLTVFFTCAPIPLMRISPRWYFALISLSGLFSVTFSVIFAYVADITEEQERSTAYGLVSATFAASLVTSPAIGAYLSATYGDSLVVLVATIIAVLDICFVLLVVPESLPDKMRLSSWGSPISWEQADPFASLRKVGKDSTVLLICVTVFLSYLPEAGQYSSFFLYLRQVIDFNSATIAAYIAMVGILSIIAQTLLLSVLMRTIGNKNTVLLGLGFQLFQLAWYGFGSEPWMMWAAGTVAAMSSISFPAVSALVSNCTDPAQQGAVQGMITGIRGLCNGLGPALFGFIFFLFNVELNEIDPTGSSQSSIPKDPSEPVIPGPPFLFGACSVVLALMVAVFIPQQPCVAVKTCSASSARPPSATSLQCHVPPPSDDDIEPLLQDSSM, from the exons ATGCCAGTTAAAATCATTAAAGATTTAACAATG ACGAGGACCATTGGGAGGGCGAAGGTGACTCATGCAGTAGTGGTCATATTCCTTGAGTTTTTTGCCTGGGGCCTTCTAACGACACCCATGCTGACG gTTCTGCACGAGACATTCCCAAAACACACATTTCTTATGAACGGTCTCATTCAGGGAGTGAAG GGCCTGCTGTCGTTCATGAGTGCTCCTCTTATTGGAGCGCTGTCCGACGTGTGGGGCAGGAAGTCCTTCCTCCTGCTGACTGTGTTCTTTACCTGTGCACCCATCCCTCTGATGCGCATTAGCCCCAG GTGGTATTTTGCACTGATCTCCCTGTCAGGACTGTTCTCTGTCACATTCTCTGTGATCTTTGCATATGTGGCGGACATCACTGAAGAGCAAGAGAGGAGCACAGCATATGGCCTG GTGTCTGCAACTTTTGCAGCTAGTCTGGTTACAAGTCCTGCTATTGGGGCTTACCTGTCGGCCACATATGGTGACAGCCTGGTGGTTCTTGTGGCAACCATTATCGCAGTGCTGGACATTTGCtttgtgctgctggtggtgcCAGAGTCGCTGCCCGACAAGATGCGCCTCTCCTCCTGGGGCTCCCCCATCTCCTGGGAGCAGGCCGACCCCTTTGCT TCCCTGCGGAAGGTGGGGAAGGACTCCACGGTGCTGCTcatctgtgtgactgtgttcctGTCCTACCTGCCTGAGGCAGGCCAATACTCCAGCTTCTTCCTCTACCTGAGACAG GTCATCGACTTTAACTCTGCAACCATAGCTGCTTACATAGCCATGGTTGGGATCTTGTCCATCATAGCTCAG aCTCTGCTGCTGAGTGTCCTGATGAGGACCATTGGGAACAAGAACACTGTGTTGTTAGGGCTGGGCTTTCAACTCTTCCAGCTGGCCTGGTATGGCTTTGGCTCTGAACCATG gATGATGTGGGCAGCAGGCACAGTGGCTGCCATGTCTAGCATATCCTTCCCAGCAGTCAGTGCTCTTGTCTCCAATTGTACAGACCCTGCCCAACAAG GTGCAGTACAGGGCATGATTACAGGAATCCGTGGGCTGTGCAATGGCCTTGGCCCTGCCCTTTTTGGCTTCATCTTCTTCTTGTTTAATGTGGAGCTCAATGAGATCGACCCCACAGGCAGCAGCCAGAGCAGTATACCCAAAGACCCTAGTGAG CCTGTGATCCCAGGCCCCCCATTCCTGTTTGGAGCGTGCTCAGTGGTGCTGGCGCTCATGGTGGCCGTGTTCATCCCGCAGCAGCCCTGCGTGGCTGTGAAGACGTGCTCGGCCTCCAGCGCCCGCCCCCCCTCGGCCACCAGCTTGCAGTGCCACGTCCCACCCCCCAGCGATGATGACATCGAGCCACTCCtgcaggacagcagcatgtga